One segment of Plasmodium vivax chromosome 14, whole genome shotgun sequence DNA contains the following:
- a CDS encoding hypothetical protein, conserved (encoded by transcript PVX_123665A) gives MKNSQMERKKYSVHNLVKLINERNKQNVRNKQPAVGADGTTSINAAGDGLDGETHSNFFHVEKNGQVGRKDKAGFPAEDGEIGGEYDVRDGSVDEEDECDGEAVRDGEAAPDEERADCTDGADTTLPPGGGGEVKLFMFDYNECQNQKCSCKKLYRFKKIKKAPINKKFKGIVLTPFCEKFFSINDKATVENFGLSVIDCSWKSLDLLKKAKFANQRKLPYIIAVNSINYGKPYKLSCLESLAFCLYVCGYNKQCTDILNIYKWSSSFVNLNGELLDMYKLCNTHEEVKSVEDEFIHNSLSEKEKRKEIDQYRVIYEDGYL, from the coding sequence atgaagaactcCCAgatggaaaggaaaaaatactcAGTTCACAATTTGGTAAAACTGATTAATGAGAGGAATAAACAGAACGTAAGGAATAAACAGCCGGCTGTAGGGGCGGACGGTACGACAAGTATCAATGCAGCAGGGGACGGTCTGGATGGAGAAACGCAcagtaattttttccacgtgGAGAAGAATGGGCAGGTGGGAAGGAAGGACAAAGCTGGGTTTCCCGCGGAAGATGGGGAAATCGGCGGGGAGTATGACGTGAGAGACGGGAGCGTTGACGAAGAAGACGAGTGCGATGGTGAAGCCGTACGTGATGGTGAAGCCGCACCTGATGAGGAACGCGCTGACTGCACGGACGGGGCGGACACCACGCTgcctccaggggggggcggcgaaGTAAAGCTGTTCATGTTTGATTACAACGAGTGCCAAAATCAAAAGTGCTCCTGTAAGAAGTTATatcgatttaaaaaaataaaaaaggcaccCATCAATAAGAAGTTTAAAGGAATTGTGTTAACGCCATTCTGCGAGAAATTCTTCTCCATAAATGATAAAGCCACTGTGGAGAATTTTGGCCTGTCCGTAATTGACTGTTCTTGGAAATCGCTAGACTTATTGAAAAAGGCCAAATTCGCAAACCAGAGGAAATTGCCCTACATCATTGCAGTTAATAGTATTAATTATGGAAAGCCATACAAGCTCTCCTGCTTGGAATCGTTGGCATTCTGCTTATATGTCTGTGGCTACAACAAACAATGTACCGATATTCTCAACATTTATAAATGGAGCTCAAGTTTTGTAAATCTGAATGGAGAGTTGCTCGACATGTACAAATTATGCAACACGCATGAGGAGGTGAAGAGCGTTGAAGATGAGTTTATTCATAATTCGCTcagcgaaaaggagaagcggaaaGAAATAGACCAATATAGGGTTATATACGAGGATGGCTACTTGTAG